The following coding sequences lie in one Streptomyces sp. NBC_00510 genomic window:
- a CDS encoding ABC transporter substrate-binding protein, whose translation MATHLTAAGRSARWRAGAAGAAALGLVLTGCGGAKVGGSEAGSGGSSGKCGTFNLAVNPWVGYEADAAVVAYVAEEELGCTVKKKDLKEEIAWQGFGTGEVDAILENWGHDDLKKKYVEQQKTAVEAGPTGNKGVIGWYVPPWLAKEHPDITDWKNLDKYADKFRTSESGGKGQLLDGDPSYVTNDAALVKNLKLDFKVVYAGSETALIQAFRQAEAKKQWLLGYFYEPQWFLSEVPLAKVELPPYEAGCDADAEKVACDYPVYDLDKIVSKKFAGSGSPAYDLVKNFSWTNEDQNLVAKYIAVDKMSPEAAAEKWVKANPGKVDAWVE comes from the coding sequence ATGGCAACACACCTGACGGCGGCCGGTCGGTCGGCGCGATGGCGTGCCGGGGCGGCGGGGGCCGCGGCACTGGGGCTGGTCCTCACCGGCTGCGGCGGCGCCAAGGTCGGCGGGTCGGAGGCCGGTTCCGGGGGCTCCTCCGGCAAGTGCGGCACCTTCAACCTGGCGGTCAACCCGTGGGTCGGCTATGAGGCGGACGCGGCGGTCGTGGCGTACGTCGCCGAGGAGGAGCTGGGCTGCACGGTCAAGAAGAAGGACCTCAAGGAGGAGATCGCCTGGCAGGGCTTCGGCACCGGCGAGGTCGACGCGATCCTGGAGAACTGGGGCCACGACGACCTGAAGAAGAAGTACGTCGAGCAGCAGAAGACCGCCGTCGAGGCCGGCCCGACCGGCAACAAGGGCGTGATCGGCTGGTACGTGCCGCCGTGGCTGGCGAAGGAGCACCCGGACATCACGGACTGGAAGAACCTCGACAAGTACGCCGACAAGTTCCGCACCTCCGAGTCCGGCGGCAAGGGCCAGCTCCTGGACGGCGACCCGTCGTACGTCACCAACGACGCCGCCCTGGTGAAGAACCTCAAGCTGGACTTCAAGGTGGTGTACGCGGGCAGCGAGACCGCGCTGATCCAGGCCTTCCGGCAGGCCGAGGCCAAGAAGCAGTGGCTGCTCGGCTACTTCTACGAGCCGCAGTGGTTCCTGTCGGAGGTCCCGCTCGCCAAGGTCGAGCTGCCGCCGTACGAGGCCGGGTGCGACGCCGACGCGGAGAAGGTCGCCTGCGACTACCCCGTCTACGACCTGGACAAGATCGTCAGCAAGAAGTTCGCGGGCTCCGGCAGCCCGGCCTACGACCTGGTGAAGAACTTCAGCTGGACGAACGAGGACCAGAACCTCGTCGCCAAGTACATCGCCGTCGACAAGATGAGCCCTGAGGCCGCCGCCGAGAAGTGGGTGAAGGCGAACCCCGGCAAGGTGGACGCCTGGGTCGAGTAA
- a CDS encoding ABC transporter permease subunit, whose product MAVAASGARERLAPVRLRRRAVVAGIVVLWLVLFALLRGRQTLALAAADLTPLHRWFNDVNDTIGADRNSNPLFLYFFNEIRLVIDTLVTFVQTLISQPPDGRPVPQIGWLGVVAIAGYVSWALGNWRVALLAVAGFTFFGLQGLWQESMDTLALTVSAVLVALLFGIPLGVWAGLSPRVNRVLTPVLDFMQTMPTFVYLAPLTLFFLIGPASATIATLIYAAPPAVRITAHAIRSVPATTVEAAESLGSTRAQTLTKVLLPMSRRTVVMGVNQSIMAALSMVTIAALIDAPGLGKTVVQALQSLDVGTAFNAGLAIVVMAIVLDRVTTAAAVRTERGQGSGGRLRRGPLLAAGAVAAAVAAWLSHTYVWAAEFPGEGGAGRSLASAADTVTTWAQEHLSGVTGAIRDVLTNALLNPFQTLLTDSPWWLTGLVLVALGTVLGGLGAGGTAAVCVGLLVGTGVWQDAMTTLASTVVATLLVLLLGVTVGVWMGRSALADRIVRPGLDAAQTMPPFVYLVPFLALFGASRFTAIVAAVVYAAPVTVKIVADGVRGVPGTTVEAAAAAGSSTWQLVTKVQLPMSRGALVLATNQGLIYVLSMVVVGGLVGAGALGYDVVAGFSQGELYGKGLAAGLAIVLLGVMFDRITQAAAGRTTRVPGGR is encoded by the coding sequence ATGGCGGTCGCCGCCTCCGGGGCACGCGAACGGCTCGCGCCCGTCCGGCTGCGCCGCCGGGCCGTCGTGGCGGGCATCGTCGTGTTGTGGCTGGTGCTCTTCGCGCTCCTGCGCGGCCGGCAGACGCTCGCCCTCGCGGCGGCCGACCTGACCCCGCTGCACCGCTGGTTCAACGACGTCAACGACACCATCGGCGCGGACCGCAACAGCAACCCGCTCTTCCTCTACTTCTTCAACGAGATCCGGCTGGTCATCGACACCCTGGTGACCTTCGTCCAGACCCTGATCTCGCAGCCGCCCGACGGCCGCCCGGTGCCGCAGATCGGATGGCTCGGCGTGGTCGCGATCGCCGGCTACGTCTCCTGGGCGCTGGGCAACTGGCGCGTGGCGCTGCTGGCCGTCGCGGGCTTCACGTTCTTCGGGCTGCAGGGCCTGTGGCAGGAGAGCATGGACACCCTGGCGCTCACCGTGTCGGCGGTGCTGGTGGCGCTGCTGTTCGGCATCCCGCTGGGCGTGTGGGCCGGGCTGTCGCCGCGGGTGAACCGCGTCCTGACCCCCGTGCTCGACTTCATGCAGACGATGCCGACCTTCGTCTACCTGGCGCCGCTCACCCTCTTCTTCCTGATCGGGCCGGCCTCCGCCACCATCGCCACCCTGATCTACGCGGCGCCGCCCGCCGTCCGCATCACCGCGCACGCCATCCGCTCGGTACCCGCGACCACGGTGGAAGCGGCGGAGTCGCTGGGTTCGACCAGGGCGCAGACCCTCACCAAGGTGCTGCTGCCGATGTCGCGGCGCACCGTGGTGATGGGCGTCAACCAGAGCATCATGGCGGCCCTGTCCATGGTGACCATCGCGGCCCTCATCGACGCCCCCGGCCTCGGCAAGACCGTCGTCCAGGCCCTGCAGTCGCTCGACGTCGGCACCGCCTTCAACGCCGGCCTCGCCATCGTCGTCATGGCCATCGTCCTGGACCGGGTCACCACCGCGGCCGCCGTCAGGACGGAGCGGGGGCAGGGCTCCGGCGGCCGCCTGCGGCGCGGGCCGCTGCTCGCCGCGGGCGCCGTCGCCGCGGCGGTCGCCGCCTGGCTGTCCCACACCTACGTCTGGGCCGCGGAGTTCCCCGGCGAGGGCGGAGCGGGGCGCTCCCTGGCGAGTGCCGCCGACACCGTGACCACCTGGGCGCAGGAACACCTGTCCGGGGTCACGGGCGCCATCCGCGACGTGCTCACCAACGCCCTGCTCAACCCCTTCCAGACCCTGCTCACCGACTCCCCGTGGTGGCTCACCGGCCTCGTGCTGGTGGCCCTGGGAACGGTCCTCGGCGGCCTCGGCGCCGGTGGCACCGCGGCGGTGTGCGTGGGGCTGCTGGTGGGCACCGGGGTGTGGCAGGACGCGATGACCACGCTCGCCTCGACCGTCGTGGCGACGCTGCTGGTGCTGCTGCTCGGGGTCACGGTGGGCGTGTGGATGGGCCGCAGCGCGCTCGCCGACCGGATCGTCCGGCCGGGCCTGGACGCGGCGCAGACCATGCCGCCCTTCGTCTACCTCGTACCGTTCCTCGCGCTGTTCGGCGCGAGCCGCTTCACCGCGATCGTCGCCGCCGTCGTGTACGCCGCGCCCGTGACGGTGAAGATCGTCGCCGACGGCGTCCGGGGCGTGCCGGGGACGACCGTGGAGGCCGCGGCGGCGGCCGGGTCCAGTACCTGGCAGCTCGTCACCAAGGTCCAGCTGCCGATGTCGCGCGGCGCCCTGGTGCTCGCGACCAACCAGGGCCTGATCTACGTGCTGTCGATGGTCGTGGTGGGCGGCCTGGTCGGTGCGGGCGCCCTTGGCTACGACGTCGTGGCCGGCTTCTCGCAGGGCGAGCTGTACGGCAAGGGGCTGGCGGCGGGACTCGCCATCGTCTTGCTCGGCGTGATGTTCGACCGGATCACTCAGGCCGCGGCCGGGCGCACCACGAGGGTGCCCGGCGGGCGCTAG